The following proteins come from a genomic window of bacterium:
- a CDS encoding TRCF domain-containing protein, producing the protein RFRTRAEQKDVLKGLKDGTVQIVIGTHRLLSKDVEFNDLGLLVIDEEHRFGVRHKEKIKQKRKQIDVLTMTATPIPRTLHMALSDLRDISIIDTPPEDRLAIKTRIARFDKELIRGAIIREISRGGQVYFVHNRVKSINAMAHMLKRLVPEARIVVAHGQMDEGQLEEVMVRFVRNEFDVLLCTAIIESGLDIPLVNTIIINRADRFGLAQLYQLRGRVGRYKHQAYAYLMIPNVKTLTPDARKRLAVVNELTQLGSGFRIANYDLQIRGSGNLLGPEQHGHVNVVGFYLYCDLLKDAVREMKGEPTAARLPEPTFNLPINALIPDHYITDCDQRLYMYRKLIGAKDEVTIDETASEMLDRFGPMPKEVGNLLMLARLKLVAKQIGLNVVSRRGASLYFEFREQSALRGEDISLIFAQHPRAVSVISPFAAVVRARYIEGDTILDMLKFVLLSLRKLLTAA; encoded by the coding sequence GAGTTCAACGACTTGGGACTTCTCGTCATTGACGAGGAGCATCGATTTGGGGTTCGCCATAAGGAGAAGATCAAGCAGAAGAGAAAACAGATTGACGTGCTCACGATGACAGCGACGCCGATCCCTCGGACGTTGCACATGGCGCTTTCGGACCTTCGGGACATTAGCATAATCGACACGCCGCCGGAGGACCGGCTCGCTATCAAGACCAGAATCGCCCGTTTTGACAAGGAACTGATTCGTGGGGCGATAATCAGGGAGATCAGCCGGGGAGGCCAGGTTTACTTCGTCCACAACCGCGTGAAGAGTATTAACGCGATGGCGCACATGCTCAAGCGGCTCGTGCCAGAGGCGCGGATAGTGGTAGCGCACGGCCAGATGGACGAGGGGCAGCTTGAGGAGGTGATGGTGAGGTTTGTTCGTAACGAGTTCGACGTTCTGCTCTGCACTGCGATTATCGAGTCGGGCCTGGATATCCCCTTAGTCAACACGATCATCATCAACCGAGCGGACAGGTTTGGGCTCGCACAGCTGTATCAGCTCCGCGGCCGAGTCGGGCGGTATAAGCATCAGGCCTATGCCTACTTGATGATACCAAACGTGAAGACGCTTACGCCGGACGCCCGGAAACGGCTGGCAGTTGTCAACGAGCTTACCCAGCTCGGCTCTGGATTCCGGATCGCGAATTACGACCTCCAGATAAGGGGCTCAGGCAACCTGCTTGGACCCGAACAGCATGGCCACGTGAACGTCGTAGGTTTCTACCTATACTGCGACCTTCTGAAGGACGCCGTCCGCGAGATGAAGGGCGAGCCAACCGCTGCGAGACTCCCCGAGCCAACGTTCAATCTCCCTATCAACGCTCTGATCCCTGACCACTACATCACCGACTGCGACCAGCGGCTCTACATGTACCGCAAACTCATAGGCGCAAAGGATGAGGTAACAATCGACGAGACCGCCAGCGAGATGCTCGACCGCTTCGGGCCAATGCCCAAAGAAGTGGGAAACCTGCTTATGCTCGCTCGTCTCAAGCTTGTCGCCAAACAGATCGGCCTTAACGTCGTCAGCCGGCGAGGCGCCTCGCTCTATTTCGAGTTCCGCGAGCAAAGCGCACTCCGTGGGGAGGACATCTCGCTCATATTCGCGCAGCACCCCCGCGCGGTCTCGGTCATCTCGCCGTTCGCCGCTGTCGTCCGCGCGCGTTATATCGAGGGCGATACTATCCTAGATATGCTCAAGTTCGTGCTGCTGTCGCTGAGGAAGCTGCTCACCGCCGCGTGA